A stretch of Lathyrus oleraceus cultivar Zhongwan6 chromosome 6, CAAS_Psat_ZW6_1.0, whole genome shotgun sequence DNA encodes these proteins:
- the LOC127094604 gene encoding uncharacterized protein LOC127094604, translating into MLKDCIGFAKGCQEFQVHSGIQHVPTSELNSIVKPWLFKGWALDLIGEIRPASSKSQKYLLVDIDYFTKWIEEISLVKVDQEAIIEFIKRNIIYRLGVPETANGKDKSNSKSIISLIKKHVGKKPKNWHQTLDQVIWACRTSPKEAKTTMPFRLTYGDEVQRQHEIPSDQYWGMMLDEMVDLDEERLPALNMLIRQKERVVKAYNKKVMSKAVSGGDYVWKVILPMDQRDRTLGKWSSNWEGPFRILQVFSNNAYEI; encoded by the exons ATGTTGAAGGATTGCATTGGCTTCGCTAAAGGTTGCCAGGAATTCCAAGTCCATTCAGGCATACAACATGTCCCTACAAGTGAGTTGAATTCAATAGTTAAGCCTTGGCTGTTTAAAGGATGGGCTTTAGATCtgattggggaaattcgaccTGCATCCTCTAAAAGCCAAAAGTATCTATTGGTTGatattgattactttacaaagtggaTAGAAGAAATCTCTTTAGTGAAGGTTGATCAAGAGGCTATAATTGAGTTCATTAAAAGGAACATTATTTACAGACTTGGAGTTCCTGAGACT GCGAATGGGAAGGACAAATCCAATAGCAAATCCATTATTAGCTTGATCAAGAAACATGTTGGGAAGAAGCCAAAGAATTGGCATCAAACATTAGACCAAGTCATATGGGCTTGTCGTACGTCTCCCAAAGAGGCAAAAACCACAATGCCATTTCGACTGACTTATGGGGATGAAGTTCAGCGTCAACACGAAATTCCATCAGACCAGTATTGGGGGATGATGTTGGATGAGATGGTTGATTTAGACGAAGAGAGGCTTCCAGCATTGAATATGTTGATAAGACAAAAAGAACGAGTTGTCAAAGCCTATAATAAAAAAGTTATGTCCAAGGCAGTTTCAGGTGGAGATTACGTTTGGAAAGTTATTCTGCCTATGGATCAGAGAGATCGAACCCTAGGCAAGTGGTCTTCAAATTGGGAGGGGCCATTTCGAATACTTCAGGTGTTTTCAAACAACGCTTACGAGATTTAA